Proteins encoded in a region of the Suricata suricatta isolate VVHF042 chromosome 10, meerkat_22Aug2017_6uvM2_HiC, whole genome shotgun sequence genome:
- the IKZF4 gene encoding zinc finger protein Eos isoform X6 — protein MESLFCESSGDSSLEKEFLGAPVGPSVSTPNSQHSSPSRSLSANSIKVEMYSDEESSRLLGPDERLLEKDDSVIVEDSLSEPLGYCDGSGPEPHSPGGIRLPNGKLKCDVCGMVCIGPNVLMVHKRSHTGERPFHCNQCGASFTQKGNLLRHIKLHSGEKPFKCPFCNYACRRRDALTGHLRTHSVSSPTVGKPYKCNYCGRSYKQQSTLEEHKERCHNYLQSLSTEAQALAGQAGDEIRDLEMVPDSMLHSSSERPTFIDRLANSLTKRKRSTPQKFVGEKQMRFSLSDIPYDVNSGGYEKDVELVAHHGLEPGFGGSLAFVGTEHLRPLRLPPTNCISELTPVISSVYTQMQPLPGRLELPGSREAGEGPEDLADGGPLLYRARGPLTDPGASPSNGCQDSTDTESNHEDRVGGVVSLPQGPPPQPPPTIVVGRPSPAYAKEDPKPQEGLLRGTPGPSKEVLRVVGESGEPVKAFKCEHCRILFLDHVMFTIHMGCHGFRDPFECNICGYHSQDRYEFSSHIVRGEHKVG, from the exons ATGGAATCTTTATTTTGTGAAA GTAGCGGGGACTCATCTCTGGAGAAGGAGTTCCTTGGGGCCCCAGTGGGGCCCTCAGTGAGCACCCCCAACAGCCAGCACTCTTCTCCCAGCCGCTCACTTAGTG CCAACTCCATCAAGGTGGAGATGTACAGCGATGAGGAGTCGAGCAGACTGCTGGGGCCAGATGAGCGGCTCCTAGAAAAGGACGACAGTGTGATCGTGGAAGACTCGTTGTCAGAGCCCCTGGGCTACTGTGACGGAAGTGGGCCAGAACCTCACTCCCCCGGGGGCATCCGGCTGCCCAATGGCAAGCTCAAATGTGATGTCTGCGGCATGGTCTGTATCGGACCCAATGTGCTCATGGTGCATAAGCGCAGCCACACGG GTGAAAGGCCCTTCCACTGCAACCAGTGTGGCGCCTCCTTCACCCAGAAGGGGAACCTGCTGCGCCACATCAAACTGCACTCTGGGGAGAAGCCTTTCAAATGTCCCTTCTGTAACTACGCCTGCCGCCGGCGTGATGCTCTCACTGGCCACCTCCGTACACACTCCG TCTCCTCTCCCACGGTGGGCAAGCCCTACAAGTGTAACTACTGTGGCCGGAGCTACAAACAGCAGAGTACGCTGGAGGAGCACAAAGAGAGGTGCCACAACTACCTACAGAGTCTCAGCACTGAAGCCCAAGCTCTGGCTGGACAAGCAG gtGATGAGATACGTGACCTAGAGATGGTGCCGGACTCCATGCTGCACTCATCCTCTGAGCGGCCAACCTTCATTGATCGGCTGGCCAACAGCCTCACCAAACGCAAGCGTTCCACCCCCCAGAAGTTTGTAG GTGAAAAGCAGATGCGTTTCAGCCTCTCAGACATCCCCTATGATGTGAACTCGGGTGGCTATGAGAAGGATGTGGAGTTGGTGGCACACcatggcctggagcctggctttggaGGTTCTCTGGCCTTTGTGGGGACAGAGCATCTGCGTCCCCTCCGCCTTCCACCTACCAATTGCATCTCAGAACTCACACCCGTCATCAGCTCTGTCTACACCCAGATGCAGCCCCTCCCTGGCCGACTGGAGCTTCCAGGGTCCCGGGAAGCAGGTGAGGGACCTGAGGACCTGGCTGATGGAGGTCCCCTCCTCTACCGGGCCCGAGGCCCCCTAACCGACCCTGGGGCATCCCCCAGCAATGGCTGCCAGGACTCTACAGACACAGAGAGCAACCACGAAGATCGGGTTGGGGGGGTGGTATCCCTCCCTCAgggtcccccaccccagccacctcCCACTATTGTGGTGGGCCGGCCCAGTCCTGCCTACGCCAAAGAGGACCCCAAGCCACAGGAGGGGTTACTGCGGGGCACCCCAGGCCCCTCTAAGGAAGTGCTCCGGGTGGTGGGTGAGAGTGGGGAGCCCGTGAAGGCCTTCAAGTGTGAGCACTGCCGAATCCTTTTTCTGGACCATGTCATGTTCACCATCCACATGGGCTGCCATGGCTTCAGAGACCCTTTCGAGTGTAATATCTGTGGTTACCACAGCCAGGACCGGTACGAATTCTCTTCCCATATTGTCCGGGGGGAGCACAAGGTGGGCTAG
- the IKZF4 gene encoding zinc finger protein Eos isoform X4: MTAVPLTSRNPRFLEGSGDSSLEKEFLGAPVGPSVSTPNSQHSSPSRSLSANSIKVEMYSDEESSRLLGPDERLLEKDDSVIVEDSLSEPLGYCDGSGPEPHSPGGIRLPNGKLKCDVCGMVCIGPNVLMVHKRSHTGERPFHCNQCGASFTQKGNLLRHIKLHSGEKPFKCPFCNYACRRRDALTGHLRTHSVSSPTVGKPYKCNYCGRSYKQQSTLEEHKERCHNYLQSLSTEAQALAGQAGDEIRDLEMVPDSMLHSSSERPTFIDRLANSLTKRKRSTPQKFVGEKQMRFSLSDIPYDVNSGGYEKDVELVAHHGLEPGFGGSLAFVGTEHLRPLRLPPTNCISELTPVISSVYTQMQPLPGRLELPGSREAGEGPEDLADGGPLLYRARGPLTDPGASPSNGCQDSTDTESNHEDRVGGVVSLPQGPPPQPPPTIVVGRPSPAYAKEDPKPQEGLLRGTPGPSKEVLRVVGESGEPVKAFKCEHCRILFLDHVMFTIHMGCHGFRDPFECNICGYHSQDRYEFSSHIVRGEHKVG, from the exons ATGACGGCGGTTCCCCTCACTTCCAGGAATCCACGCTTCCTGGAAG GTAGCGGGGACTCATCTCTGGAGAAGGAGTTCCTTGGGGCCCCAGTGGGGCCCTCAGTGAGCACCCCCAACAGCCAGCACTCTTCTCCCAGCCGCTCACTTAGTG CCAACTCCATCAAGGTGGAGATGTACAGCGATGAGGAGTCGAGCAGACTGCTGGGGCCAGATGAGCGGCTCCTAGAAAAGGACGACAGTGTGATCGTGGAAGACTCGTTGTCAGAGCCCCTGGGCTACTGTGACGGAAGTGGGCCAGAACCTCACTCCCCCGGGGGCATCCGGCTGCCCAATGGCAAGCTCAAATGTGATGTCTGCGGCATGGTCTGTATCGGACCCAATGTGCTCATGGTGCATAAGCGCAGCCACACGG GTGAAAGGCCCTTCCACTGCAACCAGTGTGGCGCCTCCTTCACCCAGAAGGGGAACCTGCTGCGCCACATCAAACTGCACTCTGGGGAGAAGCCTTTCAAATGTCCCTTCTGTAACTACGCCTGCCGCCGGCGTGATGCTCTCACTGGCCACCTCCGTACACACTCCG TCTCCTCTCCCACGGTGGGCAAGCCCTACAAGTGTAACTACTGTGGCCGGAGCTACAAACAGCAGAGTACGCTGGAGGAGCACAAAGAGAGGTGCCACAACTACCTACAGAGTCTCAGCACTGAAGCCCAAGCTCTGGCTGGACAAGCAG gtGATGAGATACGTGACCTAGAGATGGTGCCGGACTCCATGCTGCACTCATCCTCTGAGCGGCCAACCTTCATTGATCGGCTGGCCAACAGCCTCACCAAACGCAAGCGTTCCACCCCCCAGAAGTTTGTAG GTGAAAAGCAGATGCGTTTCAGCCTCTCAGACATCCCCTATGATGTGAACTCGGGTGGCTATGAGAAGGATGTGGAGTTGGTGGCACACcatggcctggagcctggctttggaGGTTCTCTGGCCTTTGTGGGGACAGAGCATCTGCGTCCCCTCCGCCTTCCACCTACCAATTGCATCTCAGAACTCACACCCGTCATCAGCTCTGTCTACACCCAGATGCAGCCCCTCCCTGGCCGACTGGAGCTTCCAGGGTCCCGGGAAGCAGGTGAGGGACCTGAGGACCTGGCTGATGGAGGTCCCCTCCTCTACCGGGCCCGAGGCCCCCTAACCGACCCTGGGGCATCCCCCAGCAATGGCTGCCAGGACTCTACAGACACAGAGAGCAACCACGAAGATCGGGTTGGGGGGGTGGTATCCCTCCCTCAgggtcccccaccccagccacctcCCACTATTGTGGTGGGCCGGCCCAGTCCTGCCTACGCCAAAGAGGACCCCAAGCCACAGGAGGGGTTACTGCGGGGCACCCCAGGCCCCTCTAAGGAAGTGCTCCGGGTGGTGGGTGAGAGTGGGGAGCCCGTGAAGGCCTTCAAGTGTGAGCACTGCCGAATCCTTTTTCTGGACCATGTCATGTTCACCATCCACATGGGCTGCCATGGCTTCAGAGACCCTTTCGAGTGTAATATCTGTGGTTACCACAGCCAGGACCGGTACGAATTCTCTTCCCATATTGTCCGGGGGGAGCACAAGGTGGGCTAG